The following proteins are co-located in the Vigna angularis cultivar LongXiaoDou No.4 chromosome 2, ASM1680809v1, whole genome shotgun sequence genome:
- the LOC108329562 gene encoding glycine-rich RNA-binding protein 3, mitochondrial isoform X2, with protein MPTTLEPSPTATTKTTSPNLSPATVPVPAQFIKHFGKYGEITDSVIMKDRKTGQPRGFGFITYADPSVVDRVIEDTHIINGKQVEIKRTIPRGAVGSNSKDFRTKKIFVGGIPSTVSEDEFRDFFTRYGEVKDHQIMRDHSTNRSRGFGFITYDSEDAVDDLLAVGNKIEFAGAQVEIKKAEPKKPNPPAPSSKRYNDERSSYGGGYGDAYDGFGGNFGMGDYRSGGAYGGRGSAYGGFGSEFGGYGRYAGAMGPYRGDPSLGYAGRYGGGFGRGYDLGGYGGANEGYGAYGGGGSSGNAYGSSYDASLGGGYGGAGGGSFYGTRGGYGGAGTARYHPYGR; from the exons ATGCCAACGACGTTAGAGCCTTCTCCCACCGCGACGACGAAGACGACAAGCCCCAACCTCTCACCGGCGACGGTGCCAGTCCCGG CTCAATTCATCAAGCACTTTGGTAAATACGGTGAGATAACGGATTCCGTTATCATGAAGGACCGGAAGACCGGCCAGCCTCGCGGCTTCGGCTTCATAACTTACGCTGATCCCTCTGTGGTTGATAGAGTTATTGAGGACACTCACATTATCAACGGCAAGCAG GTGGAGATTAAGAGGACGATTCCGAGGGGTGCAGTTGGCTCGAACTCTAAGGACTTCCGAACCAAGAAGATTTTTGTTGGTGGAATTCCTTCTACTGTGAGTGAAG ATGAATTTAGGGATTTCTTTACACGCTATGGAGAAGTCAAAGATCACCAGATAATGCGGGATCACTCTACTAATCGATCACGTGGCTTTGGGTTTATTACCTACGACTCTGAAGATGCTGTTGATGATCTCTTAGCTGTGGGGAACAAAATTGAGTTTGCTGGAGCTCAG GTGGAAATCAAGAAGGCAGAACCAAAAAAGCCCAATCCACCAGCCCCATCATCCAAGCGATATAATGATGAGCGGTCTTCATATGGTGGTGGATATGGAGATGCTTATGATGGATTTGGTGGTAATTTTGGTATGGGTGACTATAGGTCAGGTGGTGCCTATGGTGGTAGGGGAAGTGCTTATGGTGGCTTTGGAAGTGAATTTGGTGGTTATGGAAGATATGCTGGTGCCATGGGGCCTTATAGAGGTGATCCTTCTCTTGGGTATGCTGGTAGATATGGTGGAGGCTTTGGCAGAGGCTATGATCTTGGTGGGTACGGTGGAGCTAATGAGGGTTATGGGGcatatggtggtggtggttcCTCTGGTAATGCTTATGGAAGCAGCTATGATGCCAGCCTAGGGGGTGGATATGGAGGAGCTGGTGGAGGCTCCTTTTATGGGACTAGAGGGGGATATGGTGGTGCAGGAACTGCTCGATATCATCCTTATGGAAGATAG
- the LOC108329562 gene encoding glycine-rich RNA-binding protein 3, mitochondrial isoform X1, whose translation MESPPSNHHTVDGDANDVRAFSHRDDEDDKPQPLTGDGASPGKIFIGGLARETTIAQFIKHFGKYGEITDSVIMKDRKTGQPRGFGFITYADPSVVDRVIEDTHIINGKQVEIKRTIPRGAVGSNSKDFRTKKIFVGGIPSTVSEDEFRDFFTRYGEVKDHQIMRDHSTNRSRGFGFITYDSEDAVDDLLAVGNKIEFAGAQVEIKKAEPKKPNPPAPSSKRYNDERSSYGGGYGDAYDGFGGNFGMGDYRSGGAYGGRGSAYGGFGSEFGGYGRYAGAMGPYRGDPSLGYAGRYGGGFGRGYDLGGYGGANEGYGAYGGGGSSGNAYGSSYDASLGGGYGGAGGGSFYGTRGGYGGAGTARYHPYGR comes from the exons ATGGAGTCACCACCCAGTAATCACCACACCGTCGACGGCGATGCCAACGACGTTAGAGCCTTCTCCCACCGCGACGACGAAGACGACAAGCCCCAACCTCTCACCGGCGACGGTGCCAGTCCCGG AAAGATTTTTATTGGCGGTTTAGCGAGAGAAACCACTATTG CTCAATTCATCAAGCACTTTGGTAAATACGGTGAGATAACGGATTCCGTTATCATGAAGGACCGGAAGACCGGCCAGCCTCGCGGCTTCGGCTTCATAACTTACGCTGATCCCTCTGTGGTTGATAGAGTTATTGAGGACACTCACATTATCAACGGCAAGCAG GTGGAGATTAAGAGGACGATTCCGAGGGGTGCAGTTGGCTCGAACTCTAAGGACTTCCGAACCAAGAAGATTTTTGTTGGTGGAATTCCTTCTACTGTGAGTGAAG ATGAATTTAGGGATTTCTTTACACGCTATGGAGAAGTCAAAGATCACCAGATAATGCGGGATCACTCTACTAATCGATCACGTGGCTTTGGGTTTATTACCTACGACTCTGAAGATGCTGTTGATGATCTCTTAGCTGTGGGGAACAAAATTGAGTTTGCTGGAGCTCAG GTGGAAATCAAGAAGGCAGAACCAAAAAAGCCCAATCCACCAGCCCCATCATCCAAGCGATATAATGATGAGCGGTCTTCATATGGTGGTGGATATGGAGATGCTTATGATGGATTTGGTGGTAATTTTGGTATGGGTGACTATAGGTCAGGTGGTGCCTATGGTGGTAGGGGAAGTGCTTATGGTGGCTTTGGAAGTGAATTTGGTGGTTATGGAAGATATGCTGGTGCCATGGGGCCTTATAGAGGTGATCCTTCTCTTGGGTATGCTGGTAGATATGGTGGAGGCTTTGGCAGAGGCTATGATCTTGGTGGGTACGGTGGAGCTAATGAGGGTTATGGGGcatatggtggtggtggttcCTCTGGTAATGCTTATGGAAGCAGCTATGATGCCAGCCTAGGGGGTGGATATGGAGGAGCTGGTGGAGGCTCCTTTTATGGGACTAGAGGGGGATATGGTGGTGCAGGAACTGCTCGATATCATCCTTATGGAAGATAG